Part of the Terriglobales bacterium genome is shown below.
ACTGGCGCGCAGCAAGCCGCGCAGCTCCGAGGAATACACCAAGGCGCTGGATGGCATACTTACCGAAAGTGAGCGCACATCGCGCTTGATCGAAGATCTCATGCTGTTAGCTCGCGCCGATGCCGGCGCCGATGGCATGGTTCGCGGACCTGTGAATCTTGCCGAGTGCCTGGGCGACGCCTGTACTGAGGTGCGCGTTCTGGCTGAGCATAAGGGAATCCGCCTCGATGCCGATGCAGCCGCCGACTGTACCATTTCGGGAGATGACCAGGCGGTCCGCCGTCTGTTTCTCATCTTGCTCGACAATGCCATCAAATACACGCCGTCGGGTGGTGAAGTGCGGGCGAATCTGGTACTTGACGGCTCCGCGGGCAAACGGGCTGCTGTTGTAGAAGTGCGGGATACCGGTGTGGGAATTTGTGCAGACGACCTCCCGCACGTTTTTGAGCGTTTCTATCGCGCAGCCAAAGACCGGTCACGCACCACCGGCGGTGCAGGCCTGGGGCTCTCGATTGCGCGTTGGATCGCCGAGAGGCACGGCGGCGAGATCCAGGTCGAAAGCACTCCCGGAGCAGGATCAGTTTTTCGCGTACGCTTGCCGCTACTCACCTCATGAAATAATTCTTTTTAAGTAGCTTCATTTTCCTCTTCTTTCTTCAGGCGTTCTTCAGAATCCACATGGACAATCAGAGTAGGAGGAATTACGGATGAAAACATTCATTGCTGCAACAATCTTATTCGGCGTCTTCGGAACCATCACGGTGTTTGCCGCTGAAAAGAAAGTAAAGTTAACCGACCTGCCGCCCGCCGTTCAGCAGGCGATCAAGGACAATACCAAGGATTCCACACTGGTTGGGATTTCCAAGGACGTCGAAAATGGAAAGGTCGAGTATGAAGCCGAGACCAAAGTTAACGGACACGGAAAAGACATAACTTTCGACGAAACCGGCAAGCTGCTTGCTGTGGAAGAAGAGGTTCCACTTGACAGCGTTCCAGCCGCCGCCAAAACCGCCATTGAAAAAGCTGCAGCCGGTGGAAAAAT
Proteins encoded:
- a CDS encoding PepSY-like domain-containing protein, with amino-acid sequence MKTFIAATILFGVFGTITVFAAEKKVKLTDLPPAVQQAIKDNTKDSTLVGISKDVENGKVEYEAETKVNGHGKDITFDETGKLLAVEEEVPLDSVPAAAKTAIEKAAAGGKIRKVEKITEGGKVSYEAGITKDGKKSEALFLADGTPTKED